The Endozoicomonas montiporae CL-33 genome contains a region encoding:
- a CDS encoding PadR family transcriptional regulator, with protein MSSERKNKVISKLFSGFIQIHILRHASKGELYGSWLIEHLQSHGYTLSPGTLYPLLKRMVSDDLLTFAEKNVDGRIRKMYQTTALGDEVLKEAETKIKELAKRYL; from the coding sequence ATGAGTTCGGAAAGAAAAAACAAGGTCATCAGCAAACTCTTTTCAGGGTTTATCCAGATTCACATTCTCAGGCACGCCAGCAAAGGTGAACTGTATGGCTCCTGGTTGATTGAACACCTGCAGAGTCATGGTTATACCCTGAGCCCCGGAACGCTATACCCTTTGCTGAAACGCATGGTGTCGGATGATTTGTTGACATTCGCTGAAAAAAACGTCGATGGGCGTATACGTAAAATGTACCAGACGACTGCGCTGGGAGACGAGGTGCTGAAAGAAGCTGAGACGAAAATCAAAGAACTGGCAAAACGTTATCTGTAG
- a CDS encoding BLUF domain-containing protein: MHLIIYTSRYTGETSQIGRDLSTITETAKKNNPSLNITGLLFYHNQQFLQIIEGEQPDLEGLMKVVTADPRHKEVVRIVDEELPERGFSDWNMDSFNLSEQQQLAADQLTAIKELYSENFAMQSDSVVDFYRSMLSDDGSL, translated from the coding sequence ATGCACCTTATCATCTATACCAGTCGTTATACGGGTGAAACCTCTCAGATAGGCAGAGATCTGAGCACCATCACCGAGACCGCAAAAAAGAATAATCCATCACTCAACATTACCGGCTTGCTGTTTTATCACAACCAGCAGTTTTTGCAGATCATTGAAGGCGAGCAGCCTGATCTGGAAGGGCTAATGAAAGTGGTGACGGCTGATCCGAGACATAAAGAAGTGGTTCGTATTGTCGATGAAGAGTTACCAGAGCGGGGTTTCAGTGACTGGAATATGGACAGCTTCAACTTGTCTGAACAGCAGCAGCTTGCGGCTGACCAGTTAACGGCCATTAAAGAGTTGTATAGCGAGAACTTTGCTATGCAGTCGGATTCTGTCGTTGATTTTTATCGGTCAATGTTAAGTGATGATGGCAGCCTTTAA
- a CDS encoding sulfite oxidase heme-binding subunit YedZ, whose amino-acid sequence MPLVLVVYAATTHQLGPDPGNTLTRELGEWSLCFLCLTLSVSPLRQLTGISKLIRFRRMLGLFALFYAMLHVLSYLAFMLGWQWLTLLEDLYRRPYIIVGALSAIILVALGITSTKGMMRRLGRNWSKLHRLVYAAAILAVIHYLWLVRSDYSESVFYLIIVLLLLSFRMSFRKVRQ is encoded by the coding sequence ATGCCTCTGGTGCTTGTTGTATACGCTGCGACCACCCATCAGCTGGGGCCTGACCCGGGCAACACATTAACCAGAGAGTTGGGCGAATGGTCGCTTTGCTTCCTTTGTCTGACACTGTCTGTTTCACCGTTACGACAATTAACAGGCATTTCGAAGTTGATAAGGTTTCGTCGTATGCTGGGACTGTTTGCACTGTTTTATGCGATGCTGCATGTGCTGTCGTATCTGGCTTTTATGCTGGGGTGGCAATGGCTGACGCTTCTCGAAGATCTCTACCGGCGGCCTTATATTATTGTGGGTGCTCTGTCTGCCATTATTCTTGTGGCACTCGGTATTACTTCAACAAAGGGGATGATGCGCAGGCTCGGCCGGAACTGGTCAAAGCTTCACCGGCTTGTTTACGCAGCTGCAATACTGGCAGTCATACATTACCTCTGGCTGGTCAGGAGTGATTATTCGGAATCAGTCTTCTATCTGATAATAGTGTTGCTTTTACTAAGTTTTCGTATGTCTTTCAGGAAGGTGCGTCAATGA
- a CDS encoding phosphatidylserine decarboxylase family protein translates to MSCVRFIYLFLASVIFLLLGACSQKQGEQRPQKTHPGQQQMNSSISTTKDPVQMGFWVPNKEWATAKYLVPLRDSIAQKKANNQLPPLQPEVAEFKDWITSHSVYRMWLTSMIDDSNAYVRSLDSSTKQKIRSKDGNFFWIESYDSFFEVLNEIITTTPSFNDTLMVGTPLNSFLAIAMGTESGVALFHDATFNKQFKKVLNTWNAYLKSNESLDKLDINNPEKDGSWISKEAWKAGVWDQMVHDKTKPGYGYHSWNAFFTRKFVPGARPFMGNAATDINIGCETVPWQYQDNVALESKFWIKDAHYSLLDLFGGEKQWAELFEGGQIYQGFLSATHYHRWNAPLDGELVRSWVQPGTYFAQRIKQKEGPVVWDDMVAQPYLGHVAARAIFIFKHKTAGYVALISIGMVEVSTTIIEPDLIVDEDSLPIKITRGTEIGHFEFGGSTHIMVFQKDKVKLVDWAMNATKHRNDPKPTPLGSTIATVIAQD, encoded by the coding sequence ATGTCTTGTGTAAGATTTATATATCTCTTTCTGGCATCTGTGATTTTCTTGCTTTTGGGCGCTTGCTCGCAAAAACAAGGGGAACAACGCCCCCAAAAGACGCATCCAGGCCAACAACAAATGAACTCGTCAATATCCACTACAAAAGACCCTGTTCAGATGGGTTTCTGGGTTCCGAACAAAGAGTGGGCAACAGCCAAATATCTGGTACCTCTTCGAGATTCGATTGCCCAGAAAAAGGCTAATAATCAGCTCCCCCCACTGCAACCAGAAGTAGCTGAATTCAAGGACTGGATAACCAGTCATAGCGTTTACCGTATGTGGCTCACATCCATGATTGATGACTCCAATGCTTATGTTCGCTCACTGGATTCTTCAACAAAACAGAAGATAAGGAGCAAAGATGGAAACTTCTTCTGGATTGAGAGCTACGACAGTTTCTTTGAAGTTCTGAACGAAATTATTACAACAACGCCGTCTTTTAACGACACCTTGATGGTAGGCACACCGCTCAACAGCTTTTTAGCGATTGCAATGGGTACAGAGTCCGGTGTCGCCTTATTCCATGACGCAACATTTAACAAACAGTTCAAAAAAGTTCTGAATACCTGGAATGCTTATCTTAAAAGTAATGAATCACTTGATAAGCTGGACATCAACAATCCTGAAAAGGACGGTTCCTGGATTTCAAAAGAGGCATGGAAAGCTGGAGTCTGGGATCAAATGGTTCATGATAAGACCAAACCAGGCTACGGTTATCACTCATGGAACGCATTTTTCACACGAAAGTTTGTACCTGGTGCACGTCCATTTATGGGAAATGCTGCAACCGATATAAACATTGGTTGCGAGACAGTACCCTGGCAGTATCAGGACAATGTTGCTCTCGAAAGCAAGTTCTGGATCAAAGACGCCCACTATTCCCTGCTCGATCTTTTTGGTGGAGAAAAACAATGGGCTGAGCTATTTGAAGGTGGGCAAATTTACCAGGGATTCTTATCCGCCACACACTATCATCGCTGGAACGCACCTTTAGATGGGGAGCTGGTGAGATCATGGGTGCAACCCGGAACCTATTTTGCGCAACGTATCAAACAAAAAGAAGGCCCTGTTGTCTGGGATGACATGGTCGCACAGCCCTATCTTGGACATGTAGCAGCTCGTGCCATTTTTATCTTTAAGCACAAAACAGCGGGGTATGTCGCGCTGATCTCTATTGGAATGGTTGAAGTGTCTACCACCATTATCGAGCCAGATTTGATCGTCGATGAGGACTCACTGCCCATCAAGATTACACGCGGCACCGAAATCGGCCATTTTGAATTTGGAGGCTCAACACACATAATGGTTTTCCAGAAAGACAAAGTTAAGCTCGTCGATTGGGCAATGAATGCCACCAAACACAGGAATGACCCCAAACCTACACCTCTGGGCAGCACCATTGCTACCGTTATAGCCCAAGACTAA
- a CDS encoding glutathione S-transferase N-terminal domain-containing protein, translating into MKLFLNKTSPFARAVRILIIERSLEDKVELCWCDPWSDDAQLLDVNPAGRVPVLVTQSGTAISESLLIASYIESLTNEPLSGPQEKVMHLAGVGQGLMEASFSLVISRKYINEGQNASVLTKRRYDAIQRSLQHLEQSIDDYSDHDDSFGAIIVAVALEYLVFRLPELDTAQHFTALDSWRAKLAARPSFKGTAFE; encoded by the coding sequence ATGAAGTTGTTTCTGAATAAAACATCTCCTTTTGCGCGGGCTGTACGCATCCTGATAATAGAGAGAAGCTTGGAAGACAAAGTCGAACTTTGCTGGTGTGACCCCTGGAGTGATGATGCTCAGCTACTGGATGTGAATCCGGCTGGTCGGGTACCTGTGCTGGTTACACAGAGTGGAACTGCCATCAGTGAGTCATTGTTAATTGCTTCTTATATAGAGAGCCTGACCAATGAGCCTCTTTCTGGCCCTCAAGAAAAGGTCATGCACCTTGCCGGGGTTGGGCAGGGATTGATGGAAGCGTCTTTCTCTCTGGTGATATCGCGTAAGTATATTAATGAAGGTCAGAATGCTTCTGTCCTGACCAAGCGGCGTTACGATGCAATTCAACGATCTCTGCAGCATCTTGAGCAGTCTATTGATGATTACTCGGATCATGATGATTCGTTCGGTGCGATTATTGTTGCGGTTGCTCTGGAATATCTGGTCTTTCGGTTGCCAGAGCTCGACACTGCACAGCACTTCACTGCACTGGATTCATGGAGAGCGAAACTTGCAGCTCGCCCGAGCTTTAAAGGAACAGCGTTTGAATAA